The Argentina anserina chromosome 3, drPotAnse1.1, whole genome shotgun sequence genome includes a region encoding these proteins:
- the LOC126789447 gene encoding zinc finger A20 and AN1 domain-containing stress-associated protein 8-like, with the protein MDHEETGCQAAPEGPILCVNNCGFFGSAATMNMCSKCHKDLMMKQEQAKLAASSIGSFVNGTSSSHGKEPVTANPVDSKTIFIPTLKFRSENDSPSPFSFGPSESAVAKPSPESFTFGSGQSSEPKPEGPKRCTSCNKRVGLTGFNCRCGDLFCAVHRYSDKHDCPYDYRTAGRDAIAKANPVVKAEKLDKI; encoded by the coding sequence ATGGACCACGAGGAGACTGGATGTCAAGCTGCCCCTGAAGGTCCTATTTTGTGTGTAAACAATTGTGGGTTCTTTGGAAGTGCAGCTACTATGAATATGTGTTCCAAGTGCCATAAGGACCTGATGATGAAACAAGAGCAGGCTAAGCTTGCCGCATCTTCCATTGGAAGTTTTGTCAATGGAACATCAAGCAGCCACGGGAAGGAACCTGTCACTGCTAATCCAGTGGACTCAAAAACTATATTTATTCCAACCCTTAAGTTTAGGTCGGAAAACGACTCTCCTTCCCCCTTTTCTTTTGGGCCATCGGAGAGTGCTGTGGCAAAACCTAGCCCAGAGTCATTTACTTTTGGGTCAGGGCAAAGCAGTGAGCCGAAGCCAGAGGGTCCAAAGCGCTGCACTTCCTGCAACAAGCGGGTGGGTTTAACAGGATTCAATTGTCGCTGTGGTGACCTTTTCTGTGCAGTACATCGTTATTCAGACAAACATGACTGTCCCTATGATTATCGTACTGCTGGTCGTGATGCCATTGCTAAAGCCAATCCTGTTGTCAAAGCTGAGAAGCTTGACAAAATCTAA